The Triticum dicoccoides isolate Atlit2015 ecotype Zavitan chromosome 6A, WEW_v2.0, whole genome shotgun sequence genome has a window encoding:
- the LOC119319274 gene encoding 7-deoxyloganetin glucosyltransferase-like has product MPTHRHSIIISSKTLATGHNSPLPSPPEMASSPAPAGEKAHAVCLPAAAQGHIIPMLDVAKMLHARGFHVTFVNTEYNHARLVRARGAAAVAGVPGFRFATIPDGLPPSNDDVTQDVTSLCKSLTETCLGPFRCLLAELNDPATGHPPVTCLVADIIMDFSMEAARELGLPYVQLWTSSAVSYVGVRHYRLLFDRGLAPIKDIKQLTNEYLDTPVDDVPGMQNMRFRDFPTFIRSPASDDYMLHFALGIAERAVGASAMIVNTFDDLEGEAVAAMEALGLPKVYTIGPLHLLAPSSSISMSLWKQEEECLPWLDGKEVGSVMYVNFGSITVMTNEQLLEFAWGLAKSGNHFLWIIRPDLVKGDTAVLPPEFSAETVERGLVASWCPQQQVLNHPAVGAFLTHSGWNSTLESICGGVPVISWPFFADQQTNCRYQCKEWGVGMEIDTDVWRDAVADLITELMEGENGKVMKKKAQEWREKAVRATKPGGSSHRNFDALIHDVLAPSRSG; this is encoded by the coding sequence ATGCCAACGCATAGGCATAGCATCATCATCAGCAGCAAGACACTAGCTACTGGCCACAATAGCCCATTGCCGTCTCCGCCGGAAATGGCTTCCTCTCCGGCACCGGCGGGCGAGAAAGCACACGCCGTGTGCCTGCCGGCGGCCGCGCAGGGGCACATCATCCCCATGCTCGACGTGGCCAAGATGCTCCACGCCCGCGGCTTCCACGTCACCTTCGTCAACACCGAGTACAACCACGCCCGCCTCGTCCGCGCGCGGGGCGCGGCCGCGGTGGCCGGCGTCCCGGGGTTCCGCTTCGCCACCATTCCAGACGGCCTGCCGCCGTCGAACGACGATGTCACGCAGGACGTCACGTCGCTGTGTAAGTCCCTCACGGAGACCTGCCTCGGGCCCTTCCGCTGCCTCCTCGCGGAGCTCAATGACCCAGCCACTGGCCACCCGCCCGTGACTTGCCTCGTCGCCGACATCATTATGGACTTCTCCATGGAAGCGGCCAGGGAGCTCGGCCTCCCCTATGTCCAGCTGTGGACGTCCAGCGCCGTCAGTTATGTCGGTGTCCGCCACTACCGGCTCCTCTTCGACCGTGGCCTCGCACCGATCAAAGACATCAAGCAGCTGACAAATGAGTACCTTGACACGCCGGTGGATGACGTGCCGGGCATGCAGAACATGAGGTTCAGGGACTTCCCGACCTTCATACGCAGCCCGGCCTCGGACGACTACATGCTGCATTTCGCGCTCGGCATTGCGGAGCGCGCGGTCGGCGCGTCGGCGATGATCGTCAATACCTTCGACGACcttgagggagaggcggtggcggcCATGGAGGCGCTCGGCCTGCCCAAGGTCTACACCATCGGCCCGCTCCATCTGCTGGCGCCGAGCTCAAGCATCAGCATGAGCCTGTGGAAGCAGGAGGAGGAGTGCCTTCCATGGCTCGACGGCAAAGAGGTCGGCTCAGTCATGTACGTCAACTTCGGCAGCATCACCGTTATGACCAACGAGCAGCTCCTGGAGTTCGCGTGGGGGCTGGCCAAGAGCGGCAATCATTTTCTCTGGATCATCCGTCCCGACCTCGTCAAGGGCGACACCGCAGTGCTCCCCCCGGAGTTCTCGGCCGAGACGGTGGAGCGTGGGCTCGTGGCCTCCTGGTGCCCGCAGCAGCAGGTGCTGAACCACCCGGCCGTGGGCGCGTTCCTGACGCACAGCGGCTGGAACTCGACGCTGGAGAGCATATGCGGCGGCGTGCCCGTCATCAGCTGGCCATTCTTCGCGGACCAGCAGACCAACTGCCGGTACCAGTGCAAGGAATGGGGAGTCGGCATGGAGATCGACACCGACGTCTGGCGCGACGCCGTCGCAGACCTTATCACTGAGCTCATGGAGGGGGAGAATGGaaaggtgatgaagaagaaggcacaGGAGTGGAGGGAGAAAGCGGTGAGGGCGACCAAGCCCGGCGGCTCGTCTCACCGCAACTTTGATGCGTTGATTCACGACGTGCTTGCTCCTAGCCGCTCTGGGTAG